The following is a genomic window from Saprospiraceae bacterium.
TGATCGCTGATCTGAAGATATTCGTTTTCAGGTTCTTTTTGCTTGTTGATGGCAGATTTGGTCAAACTGATGACCAATCTCATACCTATGAGACAATACAAGTATCTGACTTCTGCAGCTTCTAATGGAAAGGAGTTATGATATCCTTTTAACACCGCACAAGCCGCCTGGAGAGGATCGTTTTGGCCCATGATGGCATAGGTTGCGGTTACTGCCACATCATTGATGATGGTTGATTTCACCGCATCTCCATAGTCAATAATGGAAACAACGATATTGCTGCCAAAATCTGTTTGAGTGATAATATTATTGTCATTGGCATCATTATGAATGACGCTTTTTCTGAGTTTTTCAAGATCTGATTTCGATTCCTTATATTGACTTATGACCTTCGAGAATGCAGTCTGCAAAGATGGATCAATGAGATGTATATAATTTTCAGTCCACTCAGCATGATCGAGATTCCAGTCAAAAACTCTTGAAGCTATGTGATGATCGAAGCCCTTCAATGCCAAAGTTGTTTGACCGGCTTTTTGACCTAAACTAAATAATAATTCATTAGTCACCGGAGATACCTTCGACCATAAATCCCCTTCTATCCAGGTCAACATTCTTACAGCTCTCGTCCTGTTTGTATCATCTTTCAGATATAGTGTTTTTTTACCATTTGCAGCTATTTTCATCATAGGTGCTGATGCTTTCAAGCTGCTTTTTTCAAGGTGCTCAAGGAGTTTTTCCTGGAAGTCCAAAACCTGAATGTCATAATCTTCAGGAGATATTTTCAGGACCCATTTTTTACTATTTTTTTGAGTTACTAAATAATTGGTATCTATTTCTCCGGGTAGGGGCAATATTTCACCTGATACACCAAATGTATCTAAACATCTTTTAACAAACGGTAACTGGTCAATCATATCGATGGGAAGTTATAGTCACAAGAATAAATTGCTCTCCACTAAATTGGATTCAATTTATTTTTCAATGAGAAGGGATAAAAAGATTTTAAAATTCAAATTTGCAAAAATAGAAATAAGTTTCATACAATTAATTAGGCAGCATAACATTTCGATTGTGACTCAAATTTTAATTGAGAAATAGAGGATCTATAAAAATTTATGCAACTTCACAGAAAAATGAAATTTTGAACCTTTTTTTTATTCAATCAAAAAAGTCACATACTTTTGTAACTTTTAGGAAATATTTAACGTTAACAAGATAAAAATTAAACAATTTTTTTCGTTAATCATTTATAGTCTTCATTTGTACAATCTATAATTTATGAAAAGCAAGTTAAAGCCGTCTTTGTACTTTGGTCTCATATTTATGGTAAGTATATCTTGTACTATTTACCTTCAGTCTCAGGATTTTTTTGAGTATCATGACTTGATGCCTGTTGATTTTACTGAAACGTATGTCATGGAAAATTCCGAACTTCCTGATTTGAATTTTTTGAAAGAAGTACTAAAATCAATTTTCAACATTATTAATCTTGCCTGACAATTTGCTGCAATCAATCTATACTACACATAAATACATATTTACATTTTAAGTCATTTTTGTGTGCTATCAAAATAGCAATAGAGCATTATAACATCGACTAATGGAGCCATATGGACGATAAAGTGTTAAAAAAATATTAAAAATCTTAATTTTTTATTCAACGCTTCTTGCATATTAGTTTGAAGTAATACTTTTGTACTCAACTCGGTCTTTAGTATTTACAACCACTATTATGAATTTGAGATTTATTTTTTTTAGTCTTTCATTTTTATTCGTTATTCCTTTAATTTCTCAAAATAGAATTAAATGGAGCACATGGGAAAACTTACCGAATAAACTTGAAAAGGCAGATAAAAAGTTTTTAGTTTACTTCTATTATGATGGGTGTAAGTGGTGTAGGGTGATGGAAGAATCTACATTTTCGGAAGGGCATATAGCCAAATTTGTCAATCAAAACTTTTACCCATTAAGGTTGAATGCCTTATCTTCCGGTAAGCTTATGGTAGCAGACAAAGCATACACCAGTGTGCGGATAGGTAAATATGATTTTCATGAGCTTGCTGCTGAATTGCTTTCAGGAAATATGTCATTTCCATCTATTGTGTTTCTTGATGAAAAGTTCCACAAATTGGCACATTTTGACTCCTATATTGAAATTCCAAAGTTTGAAATGTTATTATCGTACTATGGAGGGGATCATCATAAAAATACCCTTTGGAAAAGATACAGCACAAACTACTGTCGGGAAAGTAATTTTAATTCTTTGGTCAACGATAAGCATTAATTGTTATGTAAAGGTTTAAGTGTATCCTTACTTAAATCAAATTCTTTTTATAAGTCCTGTTAATAACACACCTCTTAGGGTTCGTTGCAAAACTTCTATATATCCTTTATATATATATTAAAAACTTACTGTGAGTATACCAAATTATATTTACCTTTACACCGTAAAACAAACGATAATTTTCATAATAAATCCTGCACCAATGAAATACATATTACCAACCTTGATTTGTATCTTTTTATTAAATGCATGTAAAGACAAAGTGATGACTGAAGAATCTAAGAAAGTGTCAGTAACCTACCCAACCACACGAATGGATAGCACTATTGCTGAATATTTTGGAAGCAAGTTAGGCGACCCTTATCGCTGGCTTGAAGATGATCTTTCAACTGAGACCGGACAGTGGGTAGATGATCAAAACAAAGTGACTTTTGGTTATCTTGACAATATTCCATTCCGAAGTGATATCAAATCCAGACTTGAAAAATTGTGGAATTATGAAAAATTTGGTGCCCCTTTTAAGGAAGGCGATTACACATATTTCTATAAAAACGATGGGTTGCAAAATCAGTTTGTTCTCTGGCGAAAAAAGGGAGACAAAGATGCAGAAATATTTATTGATCCCAATACTTTTTCAAAAGATGGCACTACATCTTTAGCAGGTATAAATTTTTCAAAAGATGGCTCGAAGGTAGCTTATCAGATTTCAGAAGGTGGTTCTGACTGGCGCAAAGTTATAGTGATGGATGCAATCACAAAACAAATACTTGAAGATACTTTACGAGATGTGAAATTCAGCGGCCTGTCATGGAAAGGTAATGACGGTTTTTATTATTCAAGTTACGACAAGCCCAAGGGCTCTGAATTATCTGCAAAAACAGATCAGCATAAATTATATTATCACAAGTTGGGAAGTAGCCAGAAAAGTGATAAAGTAATCTTTGGCGACAAGATAAAAAGACGTTATATAGGCGGAACGGTGACTGAGGATGACAGGTATCTGTTTATCTCAGCGTCTGTATCTACATCTGGTAATGAACTCTATATGGTGGACCATCAGGACAAATCTGGTAAGATTGTCACTATGGTGGATAACTTTGAGAGTGATAGTTATGTAGCTGATAATGATGGGTCTAAGTTGTATATCGTGACCAATCTTGGTGCTCCGAATCAAAAAATTGTCACTGCTGATGCTTCCACCCCGGGCACCGCCAACTGGAAAGACTTTATACCCGAAACTGAAAATGTACTTGATGTGAGCACAGGCTGCGGATCTTTTTTTGCCCACTATATGAAAGATGCCTTATCCTTCATCAGGCAATACGACTACAATGGCAAGTTGATCAGAGATATACAACTGCCTGGATCAGGCACAGCATCTATGGGAAATGCCAAGCGGAATGAAAAAAGAGATTTATTTTTCTTTTAGCAATTATGTGACACCCGGCAATATTTACAAATTCGAACCATCAACAGGTAAAGCGGAGCTGTTTATCAAGCCCAAAATCAATTTTTCTCCGGAACAGTATGAGTCAAAACAAGTTTTTTACACTTCCAAAGATGGAACTAAGATACCTATGATGATTTCTTACAGAAAAGGGGTCAAACTGGACGGTAAAAATCCGACCATACTCTATGGATATGGTGGTTTCAATATAAGTCTGACACCGGCCTTTAGTATCACCAATGCAGTGTGGATGGAGCAAGGCGGCATATATGCAGTCCCCAATTTACGTGGCGGTGGCGAATATGGCAAAAAATGGCATGATGCCGGAACACAGATGAAAAAGCAAAATGTTTTTGATGATTTTATCGCTGCCGCTCAATATCTCATCGCCAATAAGTATACTTCGAGTGATTTTCTCGCTATTTCAGGTGGGTCCAATGGTGGATTGCTCGTAGGAGCGTGTATGACACAAAGACCGGAGTTGTTTAAAGTGGCATTACCTGCCGTAGGGGTGCTTGATATGTTGCGTTATCATACTTTTACCGCTGGTGCCGGCTGGGCTTACGACTATGGTACTTCAGAACAAAGCAAAGAAATGTTTGATTACCTTCTGGGATATTCTCCTTTGCACAATGTGAAAGAAGCCAAATACCCCGCTACTTTAGTGACTACGGCAGATCATGACGATAGGGTAGTACCGGCGCATTCTTTTAAATTTATTGCTGCACTCCAAAACAAACATAAAGGAGACAATCCCGTACTGATCAGGATAGAAAAAAGTGCAGGGCATGGAGCTGGGAAACCAACCACAAAAATCATAGAAGAAGCGGCTGATAAAATTGGCTTTACCTTATTCAACATGAATAAATCCTATAAAATTGATATAAAAAATTGATATTTGAAAGCCAACCACAGAAAGAATTAATCACATGAATTTTAATCGAAAATAAGTACATATATCAGTAGAATAATCAATGATGACTTAAAATCTAAATACCATGCAAAAATAAAAATTATGTCGATCAAAACAAACAGCGATTCCTTGATGAGTTGCTTGTAATATTAAAAATACCTTCTATTAGTGCTGACCCAGCATTCAAATCTGAGGTAGCAAAAACAGCAGATGTCGTGGCTGATAGCCTCAATAAGGCCGGGTGCAGTCATGTCAAAGTGTACCCAACCAAGGGACACCCCATCGTGTATGGGGAACATATAATTAATTCTGAATTGCCTACCATTTTGGTGTATGGCCATTATGATGTTCAACCTCCGGATCCTTTAGAATTATGGCATAGTCCACCATTTGAACCTGTCATCAGAAAAACTGAAAAGCACCCTGATGGTGCTATCTTTGCAAGAGGATCATGCGACGACAAGGGACAATTCTATATGCATGTAAAAGCTTTTGAAGCGATGGTGCAAAATCATGCACTGACCTGTAATGTCAAATTTATGATCGAAGGAGAAGAAGAAGTGGGGTCTGTAAATCTTGGTCCTTTTTGTAAGGAAAACAGTGAAATGCTCAAGTGCGATGTGGTATTGATTTCTGATACTTCTATCCTGGGTAATGATATCCCTTCGATCACAGTTGGTTTAAGGGGGTTAAGTTATGTCGAGGTGGAGGTAGTCGGTGCCAATAAGGACCTTCATTCAGGAGTTTACGGAGGTGCTGTTGCCAATCCCGCACAAGTGCTTTGTGATATGATTGCTTCCCTCAAAGATGAAAACAAACATATCACCATTCCTGGGTTTTATGATGACGTGGAGGTCGTTTCAGATGAAGAAAGAGCAGCTATGAACAAAGCGCCTTTTGACAAAGTGAAATATATGCATGACCTGGGTATTGAAGCAACCATGGGAGAAAATGGTTATACCGTGCTTGAGCAAACATCTATTCGCCCCACTCTGGAAGTCAATGGTATTTGGGGTGGGTACATAGGAGAAGGTGCAAAAACTGTCCTTCCTGCCAAAGCCTTTGCCAAAATAAGTATGAGGTTGGTGCCCAACCAGAAAAGTGATAAAATCACGGAATTGTTCAAAATCTATTTTGAATCCATTGCACCTCCAGGAGTTAAAGTTATAGTCCGCCCACACCACGGTGGAGAAGCAGCTGTGACTCCATCAGATACGCCAGAATATAAAGCTGCCGCTATGGCCATGAAAGAATCTTATGATAAAGATCCTATTCCTGTAAGAGGTGGAGGTAGTATTCCAATAGTAGCCTTATTTGAAAAGTATTGGGTGTAAAAACCGTACTTATGGGATTCGGACTAGATTCTGATGACATCCACTCACCCAATGAGCATTATGGCTTGTTTAATTTCTACAAAGGAATAGAAACTATTCCTTACTTTCATAAGTATTATAAGGAACTGAAGAAAGATGATAAATAATTAATTAGATGAGAGTTTTTATAGTGGATAAAACCAAGCAGCAAAACTAATTGGTATCTGAACCTAGACATTAGTCGTTAATTATTGGATTAGCTTGAGGAAGTTTTTGAACGGAAAAGAAAAAAAATTGCAGCCCGTAGGATGACCGAACGGTGCGTTAGCACAGCATTGAACGATTTCAATGCTGAGTGAGGGAACTGCAAACCACGGCTTGCAGCATCGACAATATCAAAGGGTTCGATTCCAAAAAGGGGAAAAAAAAAGTCACTCAAATGAGTGACTTTTATGCAGCCCGTAGGATGACCGAACGGTGCGTTAGCACAGCATTGAACGATTTCAATGCTGAGTGAGGGAACTGCAAACCACGGCTTGCAGCATCGACGATATCAAAGGGTTCGATTCCACAAAGGGCAAAAAAAAAGTCACTCAACTGAGTGACTTATATGCAGCCCGTAGGGGAATCGAACCCCTGTTTCTAGAATGAAAATCTAGCGTCCTAACCGCTGGACGAACGGGCCAAAATAATGCTTTTCTTTAAAAGCGACGCAAAGATAGATACATTAGCCAATTTACAAAACAGAAAACAATCTTTTTTTTAAAATTATCTTTTTATCAGACTAATATCAAGTACAATATCTGAGCAAACAATATTTTTAAAACTAAGGAAATGGGAAACATAAAAGAATACCCGATGCCTGGAACCCTGTTTTTCGTAATATCAGTGGCAAAATCCAATATTGCCGGCTGGTTGGCCGAAAACCCAAGTAAGAGGGAGTAAGGGATTTTGATCAGTTTGTATCCAATCCAAAGACTCAGCATAGCCGAAACTATACTCAGCATGGTTCCAGCTGCAAAAATCTGAATCCAGGCTCCATCATTCAGACTCTGTAAAAGTGTGTTGCCTGACCTGATCCCTATTACAGCAAGTAAAAGGGTGAGTCCCAACTGATTGAGCGTTACGTTTGATCCATAAGGCAATGTCCATACTATCGGGCCGGTTCGCCGGAGAGTACCCAGGATTAATCCCATGATCAGAGGTCCGCCTGCAAAACCAAATTTAAATACCAAACCACCGGGTAATGTAAATTCTATCATCCCTAAGATAAGACCTAATGCCAGCCCAATCCCGAAGGAAAACAAATCTATTTTATTGGATGCATAGTAGCTGTCTCCAAATAGTTTTTGAATGCTCTTAATGTCTTCCCGTCTTGCAACAAACCTGATTCGGTCTCCCGGTTCCAGGATAGTATCGCTTTTTGCAAGCATTTCGATATCGCCTCTCCGGATACGTGTTATCACAGCATTGTACTTTTCATGAAGATTCAATGAAGAAAGCTCTTTTCCCACCACATCAGGATTGGATACAAAAATTCTTACAATGTCATACTCTTTTCTATCATAAGTCATATTATTAATAGCTTCTTTGCCCATGACTCTTTGGGCTTCATCCAGTTCTTCCTGTGTGCCTACAATGATGACTGTATCACCAAGGCTCAATTTGATGTCAAAATTTGACAATACAGTGCCATGAATCTTACTATCTATTCTGCCAAAAACGATGTTCCAATTGTACTCACTTATGATATCACGAAGTTGTTTTCCGGTCATTTCGCCATTTGTGATTTCAATTGCTCTACTGGTAAGATTTTCATCGAGAGGATATTCCTTTCGCAGCATTTGTTTTTCAGCATGATAATCTACTTTGAGAAATCGCTCCATGATTTTAATGGCTATCATTACACCCAGGACACCCATTGGATAAGAAAATGTATATCCTACCACCATATGTTGGATGGCATCGGTATTTCCTTTTTCCTTAAGATTGACCATGTCTATGACACCTGCCAAAGCAGTTGTATTGGTCGAACTACCGGTATAAATCCCCACTATCGTCGCTTTGTCAAATCCCATAAGATAATAAATCACTATCGTCAGAAGGGCTGAAAGCAATAACATTAATAACACAAAACCGATATCTCTCCACCCATTTTTATTGAAGGACTCAAAAAACGCCGGTCCTGATCTCAATCCTATGGTATAGACAAAAAAGATGATTCCGATCTGAAAGATGATCTCCGGTACGTTAAACAAAGGATTGGCAGCTCCAAAAGCAAGTCCTACAAAAAGCACTGCTGCCGTACCCAGACCTGTGCCTTTTATTCTAAAGTTTCCTACGAGATACCCAATTGCTATCACCAGAAATAGTAGAATCAAGGGATTTTCAATAAAATATGAACTCATAATCAATAAATAGCGTATGCTTTATTATCAACGAATTTTAGTAGTTTTGGTTGTATTTCTTCAAATCAAGCTGTCTGTTACATCCATTCTCATTCTCCATTCCTCCATGCTCCATGCTCCTTGCTCCATGCTCCCTTCCCCCTTCTCCCATCTCCCATAGTCCATCCTCCCTTCTCCGTGCTCCACATTCCTTTCTCCCTTCTCCCTTCTCCTTGTTCCATGCTCCTTCCTCCCTTCTCCATTCTCCCTTCTCCTTGTTCCATGCTCCTTTCTCCCTTCTCCCTTTTTCAAAGCCATACTTCAACAGCACCGCCTCCATTTTTTGAAAATGTAAATCTTATCTGGTGGTAATCCTTCAGAATGTGTTCTATTTCACTTTTCAGAACCCCTTGTCCCTTACCGTGTATTATAGTAATATGTGGATAATTTCTGTCTATAGCATCTCGGATAAATAGCCTGGTTTTTTCAAGTTGATAATCAAGTATTCTTCCTGATAACTCATTTTTCATATGTGGGGCCAGCTTTTCAATATGTAAGTCGATCGTGTGGTCAAATGATACTTTTATTGTTTTGTTGTCAGCCTTGATTATATTGTTTTCACGCTTCAGGTATTCATGAATGTCCGGAAAAACTTCCTTTTCAGGGACGATTTCAAGATTTTGAGCCGTTACTAAAAAAATCTTATTTTCATACTTAATTCGGGCTTTTCCTTCAGCATTTATACCCTCAAATATCCCAATCCTGCCTGAAGACTTGATCATGACTTTTTCTCCTGTCCAAAGTTCTTTCAGGTTCATATTTTTTATAAAAAGTCAAATTTTATCAACAAAACCTAAAATCTTATTTTTAGTTGTGTTTTTACCTCTGTTCTTGTATTGCCATTAATTAGTTCGTTGCCTGATCCGATCGTATTGACATTTTCAAAGTAAGTGCGGCCTATTCTGAATTCCCATGTGTAATTTCGTCCCAGCCTTAATCTTGTATTGATATAAAATCTGGATCCGCGATTTTGATAAAATGGAATAAAGAATTCATAAAGAATATCGTTTTCATAGGCGTATATTCGGGCATCAAAGCTATTGATGTCAAATATTGCATACCTTGCGGTAAATGAAAATGGTTTGGCAATGGGCTTGTACACCACATCCTGATAAAAAAGCATGCCTCTGGAATAGCTTGATTTTTCAAAGAAAGAAAATTCTGCACGGTCTCTGATTTCCCATTCTTTGGTAAGTTTGTAATTAAAATGTAACCTCAAGCGTTGCAGTGTGAGATGCTCAGGATAATCAATGATCCTTTCATTGCTGCTGTTGAGTTGTTTCTTTTCTATGCGGTATTGGACATAAAAATCCATTTTTCTTTTTTGAGTATATGCCAGCTTGATTAAAATTTCATTTCCATCTGTGAGTCCGTCTCTGCGGTATGTCACCCATGGATGAGACCAGACATCAGCATATGCACTTAGTGTTATATTTTTAAACGGTCTCATTTCCATACCAAGGTAAAATCCTTTTTCATTGATGGGTTGTGTGGATTCTCCAAAGGCATTTGCATTGAGTACCTGATAGTCCGGATCATAATTTCTGTATACAGCAGATACATCCAGTCTTCTGTCCAGTCCCATTAATACCCCGTGGATATGTGCTTGACCTCCGTTGTCACTAAATGCCCCTTCGCCAAAAAATGTTAAATTTTTATAACGCCATGTATAGTCGATGCTGCTGTTGATCAGAGTCTTACCATTGAAAAGATACTTTCTGTAAAGTGCATCGTCTCGAGTCAGAGTGGCATCAAATCCTGTGTAAAGTCCGTTTAATGCTATTTTGAAATCCCGGATTTTATACTCGATTTTTCCACCGACATTCGTTTGATGGATACTGTTTTTATTAGCCGCTTCAGTTTCTGTACGATGAAAACCATCAAATCTTATTGACCCGAAAGCATCAAAGTCTGTGTTGTCAATAGAATCTCTGTCTACAGTGGCATCGATAGGTTTATAAGAAATAAAAGCTGCTGCCTGGATAGATCTCGCTAAGTTAATGACAGCACCGGCACCCCTGAAAAAGTTAACTTCATTTACAGAGCTGTAGGGTCTTATCATTCTGCCGGCTTTCTTTACATTCATCACATAGGA
Proteins encoded in this region:
- a CDS encoding phosphotransferase, which produces MIDQLPFVKRCLDTFGVSGEILPLPGEIDTNYLVTQKNSKKWVLKISPEDYDIQVLDFQEKLLEHLEKSSLKASAPMMKIAANGKKTLYLKDDTNRTRAVRMLTWIEGDLWSKVSPVTNELLFSLGQKAGQTTLALKGFDHHIASRVFDWNLDHAEWTENYIHLIDPSLQTAFSKVISQYKESKSDLEKLRKSVIHNDANDNNIITQTDFGSNIVVSIIDYGDAVKSTIINDVAVTATYAIMGQNDPLQAACAVLKGYHNSFPLEAAEVRYLYCLIGMRLVISLTKSAINKQKEPENEYLQISDQAAGRLLIQWSGIHPSLAYYSFRAAIGLMPHPHETEVNSFFKDQKIELNRMFPTENTNFISQPDMSIGSTFIGHKQEYNDAVTFWEKIKSGKIPC
- a CDS encoding DUF255 domain-containing protein is translated as MNLRFIFFSLSFLFVIPLISQNRIKWSTWENLPNKLEKADKKFLVYFYYDGCKWCRVMEESTFSEGHIAKFVNQNFYPLRLNALSSGKLMVADKAYTSVRIGKYDFHELAAELLSGNMSFPSIVFLDEKFHKLAHFDSYIEIPKFEMLLSYYGGDHHKNTLWKRYSTNYCRESNFNSLVNDKH
- a CDS encoding Smr/MutS family protein; amino-acid sequence: MNLKELWTGEKVMIKSSGRIGIFEGINAEGKARIKYENKIFLVTAQNLEIVPEKEVFPDIHEYLKRENNIIKADNKTIKVSFDHTIDLHIEKLAPHMKNELSGRILDYQLEKTRLFIRDAIDRNYPHITIIHGKGQGVLKSEIEHILKDYHQIRFTFSKNGGGAVEVWL
- a CDS encoding helix-hairpin-helix domain-containing protein → MRFIILFICYSIFRTDPVTGQDESQSNNIISNIIEDFLESTDAENFDYNTIFENLNHYYENPLNINQATENDLRELYLLNEIQITDFIKHRTQFGSYLSIYELQSLPSWDMGVIKNVTPFLKCDVAPADFNLDFKDAIKNGTSTLFLKGKRVLEDRKGFLPSASGSTPYIGDPNHLYVRYRFEFGQLFKAGITMEKDPGEPFLKNHNKYGFDFYSMFAYAKDINKTLSIVSLGDFAVSMGQGLILHNDFGAGKSSYVMNVKKAGRMIRPYSSVNEVNFFRGAGAVINLARSIQAAAFISYKPIDATVDRDSIDNTDFDAFGSIRFDGFHRTETEAANKNSIHQTNVGGKIEYKIRDFKIALNGLYTGFDATLTRDDALYRKYLFNGKTLINSSIDYTWRYKNLTFFGEGAFSDNGGQAHIHGVLMGLDRRLDVSAVYRNYDPDYQVLNANAFGESTQPINEKGFYLGMEMRPFKNITLSAYADVWSHPWVTYRRDGLTDGNEILIKLAYTQKRKMDFYVQYRIEKKQLNSSNERIIDYPEHLTLQRLRLHFNYKLTKEWEIRDRAEFSFFEKSSYSRGMLFYQDVVYKPIAKPFSFTARYAIFDINSFDARIYAYENDILYEFFIPFYQNRGSRFYINTRLRLGRNYTWEFRIGRTYFENVNTIGSGNELINGNTRTEVKTQLKIRF